Proteins found in one Desulfobulbaceae bacterium genomic segment:
- the miaA gene encoding tRNA (adenosine(37)-N6)-dimethylallyltransferase MiaA translates to MDLEQQREEEAIGQPIIILVGPTAIGKTELALTVAETFGCEIVGVDSVQIYRFMDIGTAKPTDLERGRVPHHLIDYILPDEEYSATRFVADCQDAIQQIQKNGKIPLLVGGTGLYFSALEKGIFVMPEIPPDIRHKIKEDLHTLGRDVLWQELTRCDPNTSNRIHPNDTYRLLRALEIVRSTGVPWSEFIARHQQQQQTKAKVAKIGLARDRNELYARIEQRVGNMVNTGLLKEVEKLLALGYPKTLHSMQSLGYRHIHNYLDGEWTWGKSIELLVRDTRRYAKRQLTWFRADQEITWFHPKQVKEIITAVSAYLTGLKNN, encoded by the coding sequence ATGGATTTAGAGCAGCAAAGAGAAGAGGAAGCAATCGGACAACCAATAATTATCTTGGTTGGACCAACTGCTATTGGCAAAACAGAACTTGCCTTAACCGTGGCAGAGACGTTCGGGTGTGAGATAGTCGGTGTTGATTCGGTTCAAATTTACCGATTCATGGATATTGGCACAGCAAAGCCAACGGATTTGGAGCGGGGGAGGGTGCCCCATCATTTGATCGATTATATTCTTCCGGATGAAGAGTATAGTGCCACGCGATTTGTTGCGGATTGCCAGGATGCCATCCAACAAATTCAGAAAAATGGTAAGATTCCCCTATTAGTTGGCGGAACTGGGTTATATTTTTCGGCATTAGAGAAAGGAATTTTCGTTATGCCTGAGATCCCCCCGGACATTCGGCATAAAATTAAGGAAGATCTGCATACTCTTGGTCGAGATGTTTTATGGCAGGAGTTAACTCGATGTGATCCCAATACATCAAACCGTATTCATCCTAACGACACGTATCGCTTACTTCGGGCTTTAGAGATAGTGCGGAGCACGGGTGTTCCCTGGTCGGAATTCATTGCTCGCCATCAGCAACAGCAACAAACAAAAGCCAAGGTGGCCAAGATTGGCCTTGCTCGTGATCGTAATGAGTTGTATGCACGGATTGAGCAACGGGTTGGCAATATGGTCAATACCGGACTTTTGAAAGAAGTAGAAAAGTTGTTGGCCCTGGGCTACCCAAAAACTCTCCACTCCATGCAATCGTTGGGGTATCGGCATATACATAACTATTTGGATGGTGAATGGACTTGGGGTAAAAGTATTGAGCTGCTGGTCCGAGACACTAGGCGTTATGCCAAACGACAATTAACATGGTTTCGAGCTGATCAAGAAATAACCTGGTTTCATCCCAAACAAGTTAAAGAAATTATTACGGCTGTTTCTGCTTATTTGACTGGATTGAAAAATAATTAA